TGAGTCTAGTTGAAGGGCCTTTTTCCCATTTACAAGGCGGCTGGATGTTTACTGCGTTGTCAGATGATGCTTGTAAAATTGAACTCAAGTTGGATTTTAGTTTTTCAAGCAAGTTGGCTGAAATGGCGTTTGGCAAGGTATTTAATGCCATTGCAACTAACATGGTGAATGCATTTACTGCGCGAGCCAAAGAGGTGTATCAATGACAGATAGCCAAATAACCATTGAAGTTGCCTACGGCCTACCTACTAAACAAGCTTTGCTTAAAGTTGTGGTAGAACAGGGCACAACTGTAGAGCAAGCCATTCAAGCGTCAGGTGTAATGCGTCGTTTCCCAGAAATAGATTTAACCAGCAATAAAGTGGGTATTTGGAATCGTACCTGTAAATTAACTGATTTCCCCAAACACGGAGATCGAATTGAGATTTACCGGCCGCTAATCGCTGACCCTAAAGAAGTGCGCCGTAAACGCGCCGAAAAAGCCAAAGAAGAGGGGCGGGCCGACAAAGTAACCGGTGGACGAGTGAAATCGTGAAATCCTTTGCAACTCACCTTGTTGTTAAATTCTGCCTTAGAAGTAATTTAAGTAACTTTAATTATGTATGACCAGTTACATAAAAACACACCATGGAAGCCAACTCGTTGGATTGCTGTGATCTTAGGTGTGTTTTTACAACCTGTCGCTTTACTATATGTTGGTAAAGGGAAATGGTTTCTTGTATGTCTGTTTAGCTTAAGCGTAAGTTTAGTTGTAGCTATTAGCTATTTTGACGCTAACGCTTTTAGATATATTACGTTTGCGATAGCAATTTCATTCGGAATAATTGGCTATATTCTCGCTAAAAACTATCAACAAATAAAACGCCCCTGGTATTCTAAATGGTGGGGGATAGTTTGTAGTGTATTACTTTTTTATATAACCATATTTTTATTTCGCTCATTCTTGTATGAATCCTTTGTCGCTCCGTCTGGGTCAATGTTGCCTACCTTGAAGCCAGGTGATTATCTTTTGGTTAAAAAGTGGGGGTATGGCAAGTACGGTAGTTATGGGGTGAGCTTATTCGAATCTGAAAAAACGCAAAAACTACAGCGTGGTCAGATTATTGTATTTGAATACCCACATGATACATCATTGGATTATGTCAAACGAATTGTCGGCTTAGAAGGTGATGAAGTTTGGTTAGTAGGCAAAGAATTAGTGGTCTTGGGCGCAAACTCAACAGATAAAACAACAAGCCTGTCCACACAGCACGCTAGGGATGATTTTGAATTTAACACATTTAATTTTCAACAGGCTGAAGAGTCCTTAGATAAGAGTACTTATGAGATAATATTCATCCCCAAAAAGGTTGACAAAATATCTGCTTATTTCCCCCAAGCTGGCACTGAACTGAATCAATGGATAGTACCCGCTGGTCATGTATTCGTTATGGGTGATAATAGAGATAATAGTCTCGATAGTCGGTATTTTGGTTTTGTGCCGTTAGAAAATATTAAAGGCCCAGTGGTACTGGTCTGGTAAATAAATGATTTAATAAAGAAGGTTAATTGATGGCCATTCAATGGTATCCCGGGCATATGCATAAAGCCCAGAAAGAAATAAAAGAAGTACTTCCTAGTGTGGATTTATTGATAGAAGTACTCGATGCTCGGATCCCGTATTCCAGTGAAAACCCCGCTATTGCACAATTGCGCGGGGATAAGCCTTGTATCAAGGTGTTGAGCAAAACCGATTTGGCTGATCCTGAGTTAACCAGCCAATGGCAAGCATACTTAGAACAAGAAAAAGGCGTTAAAACCTTTCCAACTACCACTGAGCAGCCCGCTAAAATCAAACAAATTGTCGACTTGTGCCGCAAGATGTTACCTGAAAAAGATGCCAGCATTAAATCAATCAATACCATGATTGTCGGTATTCCGAATGTTGGCAAGTCGACTTTGATAAACACCTTGGCTGATCGGATCATTGCTCAAACCGGCAATGTGCCTGCGGTTACGAAATCTCAGCAAAGAATTAATATAGGCAGTGGTATCGTGTTATTTGATACCCCAGGAATCTTGTGGCCAAAAATCGAGAATCCTAATAGTAGTTATCGGCTGGCAGCGTCAGGGGCGATTAAAGATACGGCAATGGATTACGAAGATGTAGGCTTTTACGCTGCAGACTATCTAATCAAAGCCTATCCAGAGCTGATGAAAGAGCGATTCAGTTTAGATTATATTCCCGAGACGGAAATAGAGTTTCTAGAAGCTGCAGCGGGTAAACGTGGTGCCTTACGTGCAGGCGGAAGAGTTAATTTACATAAAATATGTGAAGTGCTGATCAATGAATTACGCTCCGGCAAACTAGGCCGTATTACTTTAGAAACACCGGCCATGGTCGAACAAGAAAAACGCGAGGTGGCCGACGCACATGCCGCCAAAGAAGCAGAGAAAGAACAACGTAAGCAGCGTTTTAGAGAAGGCTCAGAGACCCCAACAAAGCGGGATTTAAAAGAAGACAAACCACGTAGTAGTTCAAATCGTAAAAAGCGCAGAAGATAGTGAAATCCTGCAATCAGTGTGGCAAGTGTTGTGTAAAATACAGTGACGGTGGTTTATCGGTCACGGAACAAGAAATCGATATGTGGGTGCTCTTTCGTCCTGATATCGTCGATTATGTCAAAAATGGCAAAATTTGGCATCAACCCAAATCCGGAGAAGCCATCACACTTTGTCCTTGGCTTCGCATCGATGCAAAAAGCAAACTGTATACCTGTGATATCTACTTTGACCGACCCGATGATTGCAAATATTACCCAGTCACCATTGCGCAAATGGTTGATGATGAATGTGAAATGCTTGAGGACGGTGACTTGGTTAATGTTCCCAAAGCACAAAAGGCATTAGATATCCTGATGCAAGATAGTCGACCTCCAATGGAGCGTTAGCCACCAAGGCGTTAGATCTGAATGAAAAAATTCTACTTCCCCTATTTTTCTATTTTTATTGCCCTTGCTACCTTCATATTTTCCTGCTACGTGGCCTATCAAATCAGTGGTTCCTTGTGGGGAAAAGCCAGGATTATCTATTTAGCCGACTACGGTGGAATTAACCTAGGAGCATTGCACAGCTTAGCGTTGTGGAAGCTTTTCAGTTGCCAATTAATTCATGTTCATCAAAGCCATATGTTGCTGAACGTTTTGACCATGCTGATGCTAGCGAGTTTAATCGAACGAAAAGTCGGTGCAGTGCAGACGTTTGCCATCTGGTTTGTAGCCGGTGTGGCAGGCACAATATTTTCAAGTGTATTCACACCAGCTCCATGGGATCTTGGAACCGGAGCATCTCAAGCTGTGCTAGGGTTTGCTGGGTATGCAGTGGTGCTTAGTTATAGCAGTTTTGAGCCATCTAGATGGCTCAAATTGGCAGTTTTTATCGCCATTATCCCTGCGCTATATTTAGATGTTAACAGCGTAGGCTATGCCAAGCCTGGCCATGTGTTAAGTTTCGTGATTGGTTTGATCATGGCACTGCTTTATCTAAATAAACGTAAACCAGCATGACGTTGGTAACCCGATTGAGCAATATCTAATGTTCTAAATGGGTAAAGAACTTGGCAAAGAGCTTACTGACGGTGGCTTTATTTAGCGGTTTTATGATGTAACCTTTAGCGCCCCTTTCTAATGCATTTGCCACTGTTGATTTGTTCTTATTCCCCGAGAGCATAATAATTGGTGTATCCTGGTTCAAGCTATCGCCAGACGTTGATTGGTCAACGATGTAGATACCATTGGTATCCGGTAGGTTGACATCCATCAGCACCAGATCATATTTTTTGCTGGTTAGACATGCAAAAGCAAGCCTTCCCGTATTCGCAGTTTCTATGGTGATGGCAAAATTAGATAACAGCTTTTGCGTCAGTTGCATGCTGATAACATCATCTTCCACCAACAAGATAGAGGGACGGCTACTTTTTTCTTTTAATAATTCTTCAGGATCAACATCTTGTTGATACAAGCGGTTAAATTCGTAGGACTGTTTGGTTTTTTCAGCTTTGACGGAAGTAGATACAGCGGCACTCGGGCTAGTAACCTCCTCTTTACTCGACGGGTTTTGCTGTTCAATGTTGAGTGATTGTTCAAGCAATTGGATAGCTTTGTCTTGCAAGCGCAGTAACTCTGGCCGTATGGAGTCAGAACGGATCACCGAAAGGGTTTCTTTTAGTTTGTTGATATCCAGTTTTACCGGCTGATTTTGTTGGATTTTGAATGCGGCTGAGGCTAAGGCATTTTCTATCTCTATCACACTATGTTCAAATTCACTTTTAATTGCAGTCTTACGCTGCAATCCTTTTAAAACAGATTTCTTCAGTTTGTCATCAAATCCATCTATTTGTTCTTTATACTTTGCGCTAGATGCTTGTGAATCGCTGAGTTTTACGCCTAACTCAATAAATAAATGTTCGCAAATTAATAGAATGCGATGCATTTCGTATACAGGCCGAGACACCATGAAATCATCAATGATCCTTGCTTTATAGGCTTCATAGGCACTTTGTTCGCATTGTCTTGGGATAAGACTAACGACTCTATGCTCACAAATATCATAGTCGGCCACAGCATCTAAAGAGCGATAATAGCTTTGCAGGCTCTTTTCTAGGGTATCTCCAGTCATTAAAAATATTTTTGAGGTCTTATCGACTAGGTGCCGACAAACTTCTTTCAATAATTTACAGACGCTAACATGGGCAAAATGCTTTTTGAGCACTTGTATTACCAATTCATCACTTTCAACATCGGTAACGAACAATACAATAGAGTTTTCGCTGTTTTTAATCATGCTATTTATACTGCTCTGTTAAATAATTAATCAGTTCGTCAATTAAAGATCGCGTTGTTATCCATAGGCTTAGAATATCCTCGGATGTTAATTCTGCATTGCATTGTGCTTCAAGTTTTTCACAATATAGGCTGAGTTGGCGGGCTCCAACAATCATAGAGCTACTCTTTAAGCTATGGGCAAGCTTCCCCAATACAAGCCAGTTTTGGGTATTAGCCGCCATATTCATTTCGGCGAATACCTTGTTTAAATTTATGGCAAATTGTCGAAGATATTGAGTTTCTTCGTTTTTATCAAGCTTTCCTGCAATTTCATACAAGCAATTTAAGTCAATAACAGCGTCATTATCATACTCGGTTAAATCCTCCTCAAACTCAGATTCATCGATAAAGAAATCGCTATCAATAATCACTGCATTAGCAGTTGTAGATGTAACCTTGGTCGTTGAGGCAGAGGCCGGAATTGTATCGGACTTTTTAATGGATTCGCAGTAATGCTTAATTAAACTTGAGAGCTCTTTAAGTATCAGCGGCTTCATGAGTATTTTATCTGCACCAGCGGCTAAACATTCGTCTCTACAGCGCTGGGTTTTGTCCGCTGTCAGAATGATCATTGTGGCTGGGCTTCTATTTTCAGCCTGCTCGCACTCTCGCAAAATACTAATTAATTCGGCGCCTGAAACCCCAGGCATCTGAAAGTCACTAATGACCAAGTCAAAATGTTGTTGTTCAAAAAATATCATTCCATCTTCAGCTGACATTGCAAAATTTGCTTCAATTTTGAGGGTTTCAAATTGGCGTTTAAGCACATACATATTATCTTCATTGTCTTCAACTACCAAGGCTCTGATGGTTGAGCTAGGCTGGATCGGTGCAATGAAAATGGCATCTTCAATTTGTTGTGCTTTTTGACGTCCGTTTAATAGCAACATCAACTCTTCTAAACGAAGTGGGGTTCGGTGAACCTCAATATATTTAGTCTGATCATGCTCATCTATAGTGTCTTTGATAAGTGCCATTTGGGATTGACTAAGGTGTTGATAATCATCATTTTGTTGCAAAATCTGGGGGTTGATACAGAATATTTCATGTTCTTTTAGGGTGTGGGGAAGGGCCTCATAGTATTGGGTTGAAAACTGAAGGATTTCAGCATACATAGTTAAAACCTGATGAAATCCTCTATCGTTACTACTGACTATGCGATCACCAGCTTTAGGTATAACTAAATCTGTCAACTCACAGGGACCGCAAGCTTCCAAAGGTAACTGCACGATAAACTCTGACCCTTCTCCTAGGTTACTGTTGACATAAATATCTCCTTTCATGAGTTGGCATATTTTATGACAAATGCTTAGCCCTATGCCTGTTCCGCCATATAAACGGTGAATGGATTGATTGGCTTGGGAAAATCGCGCAAAGATAGCCGTCTGTTCGGATTTTGCTATGCCTATTCCGTTATCTTTGACACTAAATTCACAGTAGCCTGTCAGCTCATTCTGGGTAACTTGTAACATTAGCGTTGGCTGAGGGTTTTGATTAAATTTCAGTCCATTGCTGATTAAGTTGGAGAGTACTTGATCTAATCTTACATCATCAACTCGCACCTCTTTAGGTAACTTGGGATCCAAAAATAGCATCAAGTCAATGTCTCTGGTTTTAGCCTGTCCGCTGAAATTTTCAATGATGGATTCGCATAGTTTGCGCAAGTTTGTTCTAGTGGTAAGGAGTTCGACTTTTTGAGCATCGAATTTGGTGAAATCTAGCACATCATTGACTAGTCGCAGTAACGAAGCGGCACTTTGGCGCATGCGTTTAATATATTCATGTGAACTGAATATCTGATCAAGCATACACAAGTCGACCAATCCAATAATGGCATTTAATGGTGTGCGCACTTCATGACTCATCGCCGCCATAAAATTACTTTTGGCCTTGC
Above is a window of Aliiglaciecola sp. LCG003 DNA encoding:
- a CDS encoding response regulator codes for the protein MIKNSENSIVLFVTDVESDELVIQVLKKHFAHVSVCKLLKEVCRHLVDKTSKIFLMTGDTLEKSLQSYYRSLDAVADYDICEHRVVSLIPRQCEQSAYEAYKARIIDDFMVSRPVYEMHRILLICEHLFIELGVKLSDSQASSAKYKEQIDGFDDKLKKSVLKGLQRKTAIKSEFEHSVIEIENALASAAFKIQQNQPVKLDINKLKETLSVIRSDSIRPELLRLQDKAIQLLEQSLNIEQQNPSSKEEVTSPSAAVSTSVKAEKTKQSYEFNRLYQQDVDPEELLKEKSSRPSILLVEDDVISMQLTQKLLSNFAITIETANTGRLAFACLTSKKYDLVLMDVNLPDTNGIYIVDQSTSGDSLNQDTPIIMLSGNKNKSTVANALERGAKGYIIKPLNKATVSKLFAKFFTHLEH
- a CDS encoding RnfH family protein, whose amino-acid sequence is MTDSQITIEVAYGLPTKQALLKVVVEQGTTVEQAIQASGVMRRFPEIDLTSNKVGIWNRTCKLTDFPKHGDRIEIYRPLIADPKEVRRKRAEKAKEEGRADKVTGGRVKS
- the lepB gene encoding signal peptidase I; amino-acid sequence: MYDQLHKNTPWKPTRWIAVILGVFLQPVALLYVGKGKWFLVCLFSLSVSLVVAISYFDANAFRYITFAIAISFGIIGYILAKNYQQIKRPWYSKWWGIVCSVLLFYITIFLFRSFLYESFVAPSGSMLPTLKPGDYLLVKKWGYGKYGSYGVSLFESEKTQKLQRGQIIVFEYPHDTSLDYVKRIVGLEGDEVWLVGKELVVLGANSTDKTTSLSTQHARDDFEFNTFNFQQAEESLDKSTYEIIFIPKKVDKISAYFPQAGTELNQWIVPAGHVFVMGDNRDNSLDSRYFGFVPLENIKGPVVLVW
- a CDS encoding rhomboid family intramembrane serine protease; this translates as MKKFYFPYFSIFIALATFIFSCYVAYQISGSLWGKARIIYLADYGGINLGALHSLALWKLFSCQLIHVHQSHMLLNVLTMLMLASLIERKVGAVQTFAIWFVAGVAGTIFSSVFTPAPWDLGTGASQAVLGFAGYAVVLSYSSFEPSRWLKLAVFIAIIPALYLDVNSVGYAKPGHVLSFVIGLIMALLYLNKRKPA
- a CDS encoding YkgJ family cysteine cluster protein; translated protein: MKSCNQCGKCCVKYSDGGLSVTEQEIDMWVLFRPDIVDYVKNGKIWHQPKSGEAITLCPWLRIDAKSKLYTCDIYFDRPDDCKYYPVTIAQMVDDECEMLEDGDLVNVPKAQKALDILMQDSRPPMER
- the ylqF gene encoding ribosome biogenesis GTPase YlqF codes for the protein MAIQWYPGHMHKAQKEIKEVLPSVDLLIEVLDARIPYSSENPAIAQLRGDKPCIKVLSKTDLADPELTSQWQAYLEQEKGVKTFPTTTEQPAKIKQIVDLCRKMLPEKDASIKSINTMIVGIPNVGKSTLINTLADRIIAQTGNVPAVTKSQQRINIGSGIVLFDTPGILWPKIENPNSSYRLAASGAIKDTAMDYEDVGFYAADYLIKAYPELMKERFSLDYIPETEIEFLEAAAGKRGALRAGGRVNLHKICEVLINELRSGKLGRITLETPAMVEQEKREVADAHAAKEAEKEQRKQRFREGSETPTKRDLKEDKPRSSSNRKKRRR
- a CDS encoding ATP-binding protein, with translation MSTQNVIDQAQGQSLIDLFKHPVMVVDEIGNLVSLNKAFCQDTLLMNETDSLLKQAKPLLFGDQELVYWHLGSSEKLLTAMPMAHGRSLIKIASSKPSALAKRYHNLVSAIDQMSDAIIICDHDGMIDLTNEQFQTIFPIVRDAVEEDMNVLGIITKIVQYIFPQELRLQQKVFRLLRKKHNCKESFSASFTLPNGQFYQYRDSITLSSERIGLFINESKFKELNEQLESAFQEATELSKAKSNFMAAMSHEVRTPLNAIIGLVDLCMLDQIFSSHEYIKRMRQSAASLLRLVNDVLDFTKFDAQKVELLTTRTNLRKLCESIIENFSGQAKTRDIDLMLFLDPKLPKEVRVDDVRLDQVLSNLISNGLKFNQNPQPTLMLQVTQNELTGYCEFSVKDNGIGIAKSEQTAIFARFSQANQSIHRLYGGTGIGLSICHKICQLMKGDIYVNSNLGEGSEFIVQLPLEACGPCELTDLVIPKAGDRIVSSNDRGFHQVLTMYAEILQFSTQYYEALPHTLKEHEIFCINPQILQQNDDYQHLSQSQMALIKDTIDEHDQTKYIEVHRTPLRLEELMLLLNGRQKAQQIEDAIFIAPIQPSSTIRALVVEDNEDNMYVLKRQFETLKIEANFAMSAEDGMIFFEQQHFDLVISDFQMPGVSGAELISILRECEQAENRSPATMIILTADKTQRCRDECLAAGADKILMKPLILKELSSLIKHYCESIKKSDTIPASASTTKVTSTTANAVIIDSDFFIDESEFEEDLTEYDNDAVIDLNCLYEIAGKLDKNEETQYLRQFAINLNKVFAEMNMAANTQNWLVLGKLAHSLKSSSMIVGARQLSLYCEKLEAQCNAELTSEDILSLWITTRSLIDELINYLTEQYK